ACGCCATCGACAGACTCCTCACCGACCTCCGTTCGTTGGCCTTTCGCCTGGCGCCTCCGCTcccgccgccaccaccggagcccGACTAGCAGTTGTTTCCCTCCTGGCGCTTgtgcctttttgtgtgtgtgtgtgttgggcttGTTGAGCTATGCCCTCAGCAGTAAACCTTGTTGCTTGCTTGTGCTTGGACTTTGTGTGCGTGTGGGCTTTGTGTTTGTGTGAACCTTGTTGGATGTTGGCTTTGgcatttgctttatatataaagcggggcgcgAGCCTTTTTCGGTATAAGTAAGCATGATTTCATTGACTTTATTTAAATTAAGACAACCCAAGCTAACACCATGATCACATCTCCAACGTGACGATGACCAATAAATTAGGGGTATTCAGCAAAGCATGGCGGATCTAACCAAACGATGGTCCCTGCAAATTTCCAAATCTCTCTTAAGGCCTTCTTAACTACATACAGATCAATGGAATCTCAATCACTGGCGAGCCACATTTCCCTCCATGATCACACCCCTCATTTCAAAGTTTCAGCGTGCAATCAGGCATTAACATTATAAATCGAGCAAAGCGGTTCCGATCTACTTCCACTTTGCCATTCTAGAGAGAATTCTTCGGACAACCGGAGCTTAAAGCAAGGGAGAATGGGTACGTGGCATACCATGGCCTTGGTTTTGGAGTAGAACGATCCAACGAAGTTGGGGGTGTCCTCCTCCTTGAACCCGACCCCCGAGCCGAGCGGGTGGCCCGCGTCGTACTCGAAGATGCAGCCCGTGGCGTAGTTGATGAGCACGAGGCCCCGGGCGCGGCAGACGTCGGCGAGCGTGAGCGTGCCGCAGACGTTGGCGCGGATGGTCTCGACGCGGTGGGTCTCGCACCAGTCGACGTTGGGGCGGCCGGTGACGCCCGCGGCATTGAAGACGTGGGTGGGCGCGACCTCGTCGATGTCGGCCTCGAGCTGGGCGCGGTTCTCGAGCCGGCCGGCGCCGTAGGCGAAGGGGATGCCCTGCGCGGTgcagagcttgccgaggaggccccCGATCCAGCCGGTGCGGCCGTAGATGAGGAACTTgagcgccggcggcgaggagccgtTGGTGGAGACCGCCATGGCGAATTGGCGAGATCCGGGAGGGGAGT
Above is a window of Triticum aestivum cultivar Chinese Spring chromosome 6B, IWGSC CS RefSeq v2.1, whole genome shotgun sequence DNA encoding:
- the LOC123137628 gene encoding bifunctional dTDP-4-dehydrorhamnose 3,5-epimerase/dTDP-4-dehydrorhamnose reductase, encoding MAVSTNGSSPPALKFLIYGRTGWIGGLLGKLCTAQGIPFAYGAGRLENRAQLEADIDEVAPTHVFNAAGVTGRPNVDWCETHRVETIRANVCGTLTLADVCRARGLVLINYATGCIFEYDAGHPLGSGVGFKEEDTPNFVGSFYSKTKAMVEELLKNYENVCTLRVRMPISSDLSNPRNFITKITRYDKVVDIPNSMTILDELLPISIEMAKRNLTGIWNFTNPGVVSHNEILEMYRDYIDPNFSWKNFNLEEQAKVIVAPRSNNELDTVKLKTEFPELLSIKDSLIKNVFKPNQKTSKA